From the Alphaproteobacteria bacterium genome, one window contains:
- a CDS encoding glycosyltransferase family 2 protein translates to MDNLKKTKLPISVFIITKNEEERLVAALESVKDLADEIIIVDSGSTDHTLELAKKYTKKIKYKKWEGFGQQKSYAESLCKNDWILNIDADEIVSKELAVEIRKLFKNYQHEQHDGFWLKIVEIPHFVNNPKFYGRKKYYLRLYNKNFCAYRVSEVHDSVITESQNLAYLDSYLIHKSFRSYRHQIDKLNFYSDFQAVNSFKLGKKPNCFKIIFILFFAFTKHYFIRRYFLYGIEGYIESCFYAFSRLTKYAKIIELERKSKLK, encoded by the coding sequence ATGGATAACCTAAAAAAAACTAAACTACCAATATCAGTATTCATAATTACTAAGAATGAAGAGGAAAGATTGGTTGCTGCACTTGAGAGTGTAAAAGATTTGGCAGATGAAATTATAATTGTTGATTCAGGTAGCACAGACCATACATTAGAGCTTGCAAAAAAATATACTAAAAAAATAAAATATAAAAAATGGGAAGGTTTTGGTCAGCAAAAAAGCTATGCAGAATCATTATGTAAAAATGATTGGATTTTAAATATTGATGCAGATGAGATAGTAAGTAAAGAATTAGCAGTTGAAATAAGGAAGTTATTTAAAAATTATCAACATGAGCAACATGATGGTTTTTGGCTTAAAATAGTAGAAATACCACATTTTGTGAATAACCCTAAATTTTATGGGCGTAAAAAATATTACTTAAGATTATATAATAAAAATTTTTGCGCATATAGGGTAAGTGAAGTTCATGACTCTGTGATTACAGAGAGTCAGAACTTAGCTTATTTAGATAGTTATTTAATTCACAAATCATTCAGATCTTATAGACACCAGATAGATAAGTTAAATTTTTACAGTGATTTTCAGGCAGTAAATAGTTTTAAATTAGGTAAGAAACCTAACTGTTTTAAAATTATTTTTATATTATTTTTTGCTTTCACTAAGCATTATTTTATCAGAAGATATTTCTTATATGGTATCGAGGGTTATATTGAGAGTTGTTTTTATGCTTTTTCACGCCTAACAAAATATGCTAAAATTATTGAATTAGAGAGAAAATCTAAGCTCAAATAA